The Cryptosporangium phraense genomic sequence GCCCCAGTCGTCGGGGTTCATCTTGCGGAGCTCGAGCTGCGAGCCGACCGCCTGCCAGAGCAGCATCCCGGCCTTACCGCTGGCGAAGTCGGCCACCGACTGGTTCTGGGCGTACTCGGCGTTGCCGGGGTTCGTGATCTTGTCGGTGCCGATGAAGTCGATGTACCGCTTGATCGCGGTGGCGTTCTCCTTCGTCGCGAACGTCGGCTTGCCGCTCGCGTCGAACCACTGGCCGCCGTACTGCTCCGAGAACGCGAACGCGTGGTGCGAGTTCTCCGAGGTGTGAGCGCCCTCGATGGCCAGCCCCCACTTGCCGTCCTTGGTCAGCTTCTTGCCGTCGGCGACGAGCTCTTCCCAGGTCGTCGGGGGGTTCTGGATGCCGGCCGCGGCGAACATCTTCTTGTTGTAGTAGAGCGCGTAGGCCAGCGAGTAGATCGGCACCGCGGTCGGCGGCTTGCCCTCCGCCCCCGCGGCGGCGAGTGCGGCCGGGACGAAGCGGCTCTTCCCGCCGATCTTGTCCAGCGTCTTGTCGTCGAACTGGACGAACGCGTCGGTGGCCTGCAGGGACGCCGACCAGGTGTTACCGATGTTGACGACGTCCGGGCCCTGGCCGCTGGTGGCCGCGGCCAGCAGGCGGTTGAGCAGGTCGGACCACGGAACGACCTCGAGCTTGACCTTGATGCCGGTCTGCTTCTCGAACTTGGCCAGCTCCGGCTTCAGGATCTCGGCGTCTTTCTCCAGGCTGGTGCTCTGGTTGCTCGCCCAGTACGTCAGGGTCTTGGCGTCATCGCCAGAGCTGCCTGAGTCTCCACAGGCGACCAGGGAGGACGCCAGCAACGCTCCGACGGCAACGGCGGCTAATCGTCGCTTGAACACGAGCTGTCCTTTCACGGGACGCCGACCGGTTCGGCACCGGGTTCCGAGCGCGGTGAGCGGAACCTTGGCCGTACGGCCCGGCGGGACAGAAGAGTTTTGGTGAACGGGACTCTAAGGTGCCGTTGGCCACTTTGTTCACGACTTAATTCAAGGCGTTATTAAAGTGTTGCCGGGTGGAAGCGCTTCCCTCGTAGAGTGGCGCCGTACGGGGCCGAGAACCGGGGTGGGACAGGTGGAACCAAGACGAGCGACCAACCGGGCGCTGCGCACGCAGAACCGGTCGGCGTTGCTCTCCGCGCTGTTCCTCGACGGCCCGCTGAGCAGGCAGGACCTGGCCGCGCGGTCGCGGCTGAGCCAGGCCGCGGTCAGCAACGTCGTGGCCGACCTGATCGAGGACGGGCTGGTCAGCGAGGCCGGCGCGGTCGAGTCGGACGGCGGCCGTCCGCGGATCCTGCTGCAGGTCGCGCCCCGGTACGCGACGGTCGCCGGGGTGGACGTCGGGGAGACCCGGGTGCGGGTCGAGCTCTTCGACCTGGCCATGACCCCGCTGGCCAAGGCCGACTACCCGCTCGACACGCTCGAGCCGGCGGAGGTCGTCCGGCACATCCTCACCGGCCTGTCCGCGGTCGACGCGGGGCCCGACGTGCTGGGCGTCGGCATCGGGGTCTCCGGGCTGGTCGAGCGGGACCCGGAGGCGGTCGTGCATGCCCAGGTGCTGGGCTGGGACGGCGTCCCGCTGGAGCGGATGCTGCGCTCCGGCACCGACCTGCCGCTGCACTTCGACAACGGCGCGAAGACCTGGGCCCAGGCCGAGCACTGGTTCGGTGCCGGGCGCGGGGCCCGGCACGCGGCGTTCGCGCTGGTCGGCTCCGGCGTCGGGGCGGCGATCGTGGCCGACGGGCAGGCCTACCGCGGGTCGTCGAGCAGCGCCGGCGAGTGGGGGCACACGACGCTCGTCTACAACGGGCGGCTCTGCCGGTGCGGGGCCCGCGGGTGCCTGGAGGCCTACATCGGGGCCGAGGCGGTGATCGCCAGGGCCCGCGAGGCCGGCGTCCCGGTGGAGGGCCCGGACGAGGAGTCGCAGGTCGCGTCCGTGCTGGCCGACCCGGCCGCCGGGCCCGTGCTGGCCGAGACCGCGGCCTACCTCGGCGCCGGGGTCGCGAACCTGATCAACCTGTTCAACCCCGAACGGGTCGTGATCGGGGGCTGGGCGGGCATCGCGCTCGGTGGCCTGCTGCCGGAGATCCGGAAGGCCGCGGCGGCCCAGGCGATGCGACGGCCGTTCGCCCAGACGTCGATCGAGCTGTGCCGGTTGGGCACCGACGCGGTGGCGCTCGGCGCGGCCACGCTGCCGGTCGCTCGTCTGCTGGAGGCCGGGGGGATCCGTGAGTGAGATTCTGCCGGTCGCCGCGGCCCAGCCGCGTCTGGTCTCCTTCGACGTCGACGCGAACGTCCGTGCGCACGCCGACGTCGTGCGGACGGCCGGGGCGCGGGTCGTCGTGTTCCCGGAGATGTCGCTGACCGGGTACGAGTTCGAGGCGCCACCGCTCGACCCCGACGATTCCCGGCTCGCGCCGCTGGTCGCCGCCTGCGCCGGGGCCGGGGCGATCGCGCTGGCCGGTGCGCCGGTCGGCGGGCACATCGCAATGCTGGCGGTCGACGGCAGCGGGGCGCGGGTGGCCTACCGGAAGCAGTACCTGGGCGACGCCGAGCCGTACACGCCCGGCCCCGCACCGGCCGTGCTCACCGTCGACGGCTGGCGGCTGGGGCTGGCGATCTGCAAGGACACCGGGGTGGCGGCGCACGCGGCGGACACGGTCGCGCTGGGCGTCGACGCGTACGTGGCCGGGGTGCTGGAGGACTCCGCCGACGTGCCGGCCGGGCGAGCCGAGCGGATCGCGTCCGAGCACCGGGTGTGGGTGGTGATCGCGAGTTACGCCGGATCCACCGGCGGCGGGTACGAGTACGCCGCCGGTGGATCGGGGGTGTGGGCGCCGGGTGGTGGGGTGGTGGCGCGGGCCGGCGCCAGGCCCGGCGACTTCGTCCGAGCCACGCTGACCCGTCGCTGAAAGATGACTGGTGCTATGACCCCAGCGATCTTTCCGCGAGCCCGCGATCGCGCAGGAACGCGTTCTCGGCCGTCGTCCAGAGTGTGCTGGTGAGGAGGTAGAGCGCGGCCGCGAGCGGGACGGTCGCGGCGAACGCGACCGAGACGTAGGGCGTCAGGCTCAGGAGTACCGGCTGGCCGAGGCGGCGCAGCCGCCGGGCCGCGAGGGTGGCGGCCGCGGTGAACAGCGCCAGGACGACGACGAAGACCAGACCGTGGACGCCGAGCAGCGGGCCGTCGAGCCAGTGGTCGCCGAGCGGGACGCCGGCCAGGTGGGCGGTGAGCAACTCGTTCGGGCGGTCGCCGATGTCGGGGGTCCGGAAGAGCGAGTAGAGCGTCAGGAAGAACGGCGCCTGGACGAGGAGTGGCAGGAACGTGTGGGCGGCTCCGACGCCCTCGGCGCGGTAGAGCGCGGAGACCTCGGTGGCCGCGGTGAGCGGGTCGTTCGGGTGCTTCGCGCGGAGTTTCTCGACGCGGGGTGCGAGCGCTTGCCGGCGTCGCTCGAGGGAGATCTGGCGGAACGTGAGCGGGACCAGGATCAGGCGCACCAGGGCGGTCGCGAGCACGATCGCGGCGGCGGTGGCGGTGGCGCCGACCACTGGCGTCAGCAGGGTGGTGGCGGTTTCGACGACGTCGTACGCGAGGGAAATGGGCAGGCCGAACGACATGGGGGACCCTCCGGGGCCTTCGAACGAACGAGGGCAGAGGGCCGCGTAACCCGCCGCGGACGCGCGGAAGCGCGCCGCCGCAAACGGCGGGACAGAGCGGAGTTACGCGGCCGGGGTGGCCGAAGGGGCTCGGGGGCGGGGGCGGCCCTGGGCGTCGGGGTCGCGCAGGCGCGGGGTACCGGCGGACGCGGTCCGGCGGGCGGTGGCGGCGAGGCCGGCCCAGGCCGGTGCCGGAAGCCGAAGACGAACCGAGCGGAGCGCGAGCACCCCGACCACGGCCACCGCAACGAGCGCGAGCGCGGCTCCACCGGCGCTCGGCTCCACCAGCAGGAGCAGCCCGGCGGCGCACGCCAACACAGCGAACAGCCGCGAAGCGATCACGTTCCCACCGTAGCCCGCGCCTGCTACTTTAAAACCAAACGGTTATGAAAGGTGGTCGTGGTGGGTGTCGTGATCGTGGACCTGACCGTCTCCCTGGACGGGTTCATCGCCGGGCCGGGCGACGGCCCGTCGGCGCCGCTCGGCCGGGGCGGTGAGCCGCTGTTCGCCTGGATGATGACGGGGCCGCGCGACCCGATCGACCCCCGGCTGTCGGTGGTCGAACCCAGCCGCCCGATCCTCGACGAGTGGCGCAGCGGGGCCGGCGCGATCGTCAGCGGACGCCGGACGTTCGACATCGCGAACGGCTGGGCCGGCGGGCACCCGATCGACGCGCCGATCTTCGTGCTCACCCACCAGGCCCCGACGAGCGGCGAGTGGTCACCGCGGGTCCGGTTCGTCACCGAGGGGTTCGACCGCGCGCTGGCCCTGGCCCGCGAGGCCGCCGGCGACGGCGCGATCTCGCTGAACGGCGCCGACGTCGCCCAGCAGGCCCTCCGCGCCGGCGTCCTGGACGAGATCCAGGTGAGCGTGGTCCCACTGCTGCTGGGCGGCGGAGTACGGCTGTTCGACGGCATCGGCCCGGTCGCCCTCGAACAGACCCGGGTCATCCCGTCCGACGGCGTCACCCATCTGCGCTACCGGGTGGTGAAGGAATAGCCCGCCGCGCGCCCGGGGTTGCCGCCGGTATGACCTCTGACACAGGGTTCGACCTGCACGCGCTCCTCGCCGAGGCCAAGATCGGCGTCCTGGCCACGATCAAGTCCGACGGCCGCCCGCAGCTCTCGCCGGTCACGCCGTACTACGACCGCGACGCCGGGATCCTCTACGTCTCGATGACCGAGGGGCGCGCGAAGACCGCGAACCTCCGCCGCGACCCCCGGGCCGCGTTCGAGGTCACCAGCCCCGACGGCTGGGCCTGGGCCACGGCCGAGGGCGCGGTGACGCTGACCGGGCCGGGGGCCGACCCGAACGGTCCCGAGGTCGAGGCGCTGGTCGGGTACTACCGGGCCGCGGCCGGCGAGC encodes the following:
- a CDS encoding ABC transporter substrate-binding protein, giving the protein MFKRRLAAVAVGALLASSLVACGDSGSSGDDAKTLTYWASNQSTSLEKDAEILKPELAKFEKQTGIKVKLEVVPWSDLLNRLLAAATSGQGPDVVNIGNTWSASLQATDAFVQFDDKTLDKIGGKSRFVPAALAAAGAEGKPPTAVPIYSLAYALYYNKKMFAAAGIQNPPTTWEELVADGKKLTKDGKWGLAIEGAHTSENSHHAFAFSEQYGGQWFDASGKPTFATKENATAIKRYIDFIGTDKITNPGNAEYAQNQSVADFASGKAGMLLWQAVGSQLELRKMNPDDWGVAPVPFLQSPPANGKKVNSMVAGINIAIFKHSKNQEGALNFVKFMTSDEEQTILNKTYGSLPSITTVGKDPAFAKPEQKTIQDTLATSAAPLPQVASESQFETLVGGLMKDLFAEAAKGKSPSVDEIQDKLKTAQDQVK
- a CDS encoding ROK family transcriptional regulator, whose translation is MEPRRATNRALRTQNRSALLSALFLDGPLSRQDLAARSRLSQAAVSNVVADLIEDGLVSEAGAVESDGGRPRILLQVAPRYATVAGVDVGETRVRVELFDLAMTPLAKADYPLDTLEPAEVVRHILTGLSAVDAGPDVLGVGIGVSGLVERDPEAVVHAQVLGWDGVPLERMLRSGTDLPLHFDNGAKTWAQAEHWFGAGRGARHAAFALVGSGVGAAIVADGQAYRGSSSSAGEWGHTTLVYNGRLCRCGARGCLEAYIGAEAVIARAREAGVPVEGPDEESQVASVLADPAAGPVLAETAAYLGAGVANLINLFNPERVVIGGWAGIALGGLLPEIRKAAAAQAMRRPFAQTSIELCRLGTDAVALGAATLPVARLLEAGGIRE
- a CDS encoding carbon-nitrogen hydrolase family protein: MSEILPVAAAQPRLVSFDVDANVRAHADVVRTAGARVVVFPEMSLTGYEFEAPPLDPDDSRLAPLVAACAGAGAIALAGAPVGGHIAMLAVDGSGARVAYRKQYLGDAEPYTPGPAPAVLTVDGWRLGLAICKDTGVAAHAADTVALGVDAYVAGVLEDSADVPAGRAERIASEHRVWVVIASYAGSTGGGYEYAAGGSGVWAPGGGVVARAGARPGDFVRATLTRR
- a CDS encoding YidC/Oxa1 family membrane protein insertase, giving the protein MSFGLPISLAYDVVETATTLLTPVVGATATAAAIVLATALVRLILVPLTFRQISLERRRQALAPRVEKLRAKHPNDPLTAATEVSALYRAEGVGAAHTFLPLLVQAPFFLTLYSLFRTPDIGDRPNELLTAHLAGVPLGDHWLDGPLLGVHGLVFVVVLALFTAAATLAARRLRRLGQPVLLSLTPYVSVAFAATVPLAAALYLLTSTLWTTAENAFLRDRGLAERSLGS
- a CDS encoding DUF6412 domain-containing protein, encoding MIASRLFAVLACAAGLLLLVEPSAGGAALALVAVAVVGVLALRSVRLRLPAPAWAGLAATARRTASAGTPRLRDPDAQGRPRPRAPSATPAA
- a CDS encoding dihydrofolate reductase family protein; the protein is MGVVIVDLTVSLDGFIAGPGDGPSAPLGRGGEPLFAWMMTGPRDPIDPRLSVVEPSRPILDEWRSGAGAIVSGRRTFDIANGWAGGHPIDAPIFVLTHQAPTSGEWSPRVRFVTEGFDRALALAREAAGDGAISLNGADVAQQALRAGVLDEIQVSVVPLLLGGGVRLFDGIGPVALEQTRVIPSDGVTHLRYRVVKE
- a CDS encoding PPOX class F420-dependent oxidoreductase translates to MTSDTGFDLHALLAEAKIGVLATIKSDGRPQLSPVTPYYDRDAGILYVSMTEGRAKTANLRRDPRAAFEVTSPDGWAWATAEGAVTLTGPGADPNGPEVEALVGYYRAAAGEHPDWEEYRSVMVSDRRVLMAMKVEKVYGAKIR